One segment of Hippopotamus amphibius kiboko isolate mHipAmp2 chromosome 4, mHipAmp2.hap2, whole genome shotgun sequence DNA contains the following:
- the LYSET gene encoding lysosomal enzyme trafficking factor isoform X1, with product MPKPPDYSEPNDSLTLAVGTGRFSGPLHRAWRMMNFRQRMGWIGVGLYLLASAAAFYYVFEINETYNRLALEHIQQHPEEPLEGTTWTHSLKARLLSLPFWFWTVIFLIPYLQMFLFLYSCTRADPKTVGYCIIPICLAVICNRHQAFVKASNQISRLQLIDT from the exons ATGCCAAAGCCACCCGATTATTCAGAACCGAATGATTCTTTAACGCTTGCCGTGGGAACAGGAAGATTTTCGGGACCACT GCACAGAGCATGGAGAATGATGAACTTCCGTCAGCGGATGGGATGGATTGGAGTGGGATTGTATCTGCTAGCAAGTGCAGCAGCATTTTACTACGTTTTTGAAATCAACGAGACTTACAACAGGCTGGCCTTGGAGCACATTCAGCAGCACCCGGAGGAGCCTCTTGAAGGAACCACATGGACACACTCCTTGAAAGCTCGGTTACTCTCCCTGCCTTTTTGGTTTTGGACAGTTATTTTTCTGATCCCTTACTTACAGATGTTTCTGTTCCTTTATTCTTGTACGAGAGCTGACCCCAAAACGGTGGGCTACTGTATTATTCCCATATGCTTGGCAGTTATATGCAATCGCCACCAGGCATTTGTCAAGGCTTCTAATCAGATCAGCAGACTACAACTGATCGACACATAA
- the LYSET gene encoding lysosomal enzyme trafficking factor isoform X2 produces MMNFRQRMGWIGVGLYLLASAAAFYYVFEINETYNRLALEHIQQHPEEPLEGTTWTHSLKARLLSLPFWFWTVIFLIPYLQMFLFLYSCTRADPKTVGYCIIPICLAVICNRHQAFVKASNQISRLQLIDT; encoded by the coding sequence ATGATGAACTTCCGTCAGCGGATGGGATGGATTGGAGTGGGATTGTATCTGCTAGCAAGTGCAGCAGCATTTTACTACGTTTTTGAAATCAACGAGACTTACAACAGGCTGGCCTTGGAGCACATTCAGCAGCACCCGGAGGAGCCTCTTGAAGGAACCACATGGACACACTCCTTGAAAGCTCGGTTACTCTCCCTGCCTTTTTGGTTTTGGACAGTTATTTTTCTGATCCCTTACTTACAGATGTTTCTGTTCCTTTATTCTTGTACGAGAGCTGACCCCAAAACGGTGGGCTACTGTATTATTCCCATATGCTTGGCAGTTATATGCAATCGCCACCAGGCATTTGTCAAGGCTTCTAATCAGATCAGCAGACTACAACTGATCGACACATAA